The following proteins are encoded in a genomic region of Micromonospora olivasterospora:
- a CDS encoding YbjN domain-containing protein has translation MPWWSWRPGPADGGEPETRSGITVDSTVRVGPPAPRQPEDDCPVTDRPVIADMSATIAPVTLRRVCDALDLLDVRYLADGDGNLLAMWERHAVLVTVEGPEDEILVMRARPHATVPPDWADRAYRVVNEWNHTRRFCKAYIGDPTERGQLPIYAELQVPLGAGAHDALLVEMLDCGAAVATSFVDWLHDEGALL, from the coding sequence ATGCCGTGGTGGTCATGGCGCCCCGGTCCCGCCGATGGCGGCGAACCGGAAACTCGAAGCGGGATCACAGTGGACAGCACCGTCCGGGTCGGACCACCGGCCCCCCGTCAGCCGGAGGACGACTGCCCGGTCACCGACCGCCCGGTGATCGCGGACATGTCGGCCACCATCGCGCCGGTGACCCTTCGCCGGGTCTGCGACGCGCTCGACCTGCTGGACGTGCGCTACCTGGCCGACGGTGACGGCAACCTGCTGGCCATGTGGGAGCGGCACGCGGTGCTGGTCACTGTGGAGGGACCGGAGGACGAGATTCTCGTGATGCGGGCCCGTCCACACGCGACGGTGCCGCCGGACTGGGCCGACCGGGCGTACCGGGTGGTCAACGAGTGGAACCACACTCGACGGTTCTGCAAGGCCTACATCGGCGACCCCACCGAGCGGGGGCAACTGCCGATCTACGCGGAGCTTCAGGTGCCGCTCGGTGCCGGCGCGCACGACGCGCTGCTGGTGGAGATGCTCGACTGCGGGGCCGCCGTGGCCACCAGCTTCGTCGACTGGCTGCACGACGAGGGCGCCCTGCTCTGA